The Acetivibrio saccincola genome window below encodes:
- a CDS encoding DUF1266 domain-containing protein, whose amino-acid sequence MCRLGGFLGYIDENKVHKYLEKSALLAQKYYSGFCEFAISSTVGILFYVDVIEKNYYDMLLMRLKKLLTYPESYFKNLDWNQKF is encoded by the coding sequence TTGTGCAGGCTGGGGGGATTTTTAGGCTATATTGATGAAAATAAAGTTCATAAGTATTTGGAGAAATCTGCCTTGCTGGCTCAAAAATATTATTCCGGTTTTTGTGAATTTGCTATTTCCAGCACAGTAGGTATATTATTTTACGTAGATGTTATTGAAAAAAACTATTATGATATGTTGTTAATGCGGCTTAAAAAATTACTTACATATCCGGAAAGTTATTTTAAAAACCTTGATTGGAATCAGAAATTCTAA
- the hemB gene encoding porphobilinogen synthase: MKKAGICGREIRPRRLRENKNIRDLTRETRISPKSLVLPIFIKEGSNIKEEIKSLEGHFYYSPDTVAYAIEEALSFGVSAVLIFGIPKTKDEKGSGAYAEDGVVQKAVKEIKSRFPEMMVITDVCLCEYTDNGHCGLVRGDRILNDETLPYLAKTALSHVIAGADMVAPSDMMDLRVGEIRRALDENGFSHIPIMSYAVKYASSYYGPFRDVVDSAPVFGDRQSYQMDYHNVREAVKEALLDVKEGADILMVKPAMSYLDIIKEVKNNTNLPVAAYSVSGEYAMIKAAAKAGFINEYPVMCESAVGVYRAGADILITYYAKELSEAIRKGDIG; the protein is encoded by the coding sequence ATGAAAAAAGCAGGAATATGTGGAAGAGAGATAAGGCCAAGAAGGCTGAGGGAAAATAAAAACATAAGAGACCTTACAAGGGAAACAAGAATTTCCCCAAAATCTTTGGTACTGCCAATATTCATAAAAGAAGGCAGCAATATCAAAGAAGAGATTAAATCTTTAGAAGGACATTTCTATTACAGCCCGGACACTGTAGCCTATGCAATTGAAGAGGCATTAAGCTTTGGGGTAAGCGCTGTTCTTATATTTGGAATTCCAAAAACAAAGGATGAGAAAGGCAGCGGTGCATATGCAGAAGACGGGGTTGTACAGAAGGCGGTTAAAGAAATAAAATCACGTTTTCCTGAAATGATGGTCATTACAGATGTATGCCTGTGTGAATATACCGATAACGGGCACTGTGGTCTGGTAAGGGGAGACAGAATTTTAAACGACGAGACACTGCCATATTTGGCGAAAACTGCACTATCCCATGTTATAGCCGGTGCAGATATGGTGGCTCCCTCCGATATGATGGATTTAAGGGTAGGTGAAATCCGGAGGGCTTTGGACGAAAACGGATTCAGCCACATACCCATAATGTCCTATGCAGTTAAATATGCTTCATCTTACTACGGTCCTTTCAGGGATGTTGTGGATTCAGCCCCCGTCTTTGGGGACAGGCAAAGTTATCAGATGGATTATCATAATGTAAGGGAGGCGGTAAAGGAGGCACTTCTTGATGTAAAAGAGGGAGCGGATATACTTATGGTAAAGCCTGCAATGTCCTACCTTGATATTATTAAAGAGGTTAAAAATAATACAAACCTTCCTGTAGCAGCCTATAGTGTAAGCGGTGAGTATGCAATGATAAAGGCAGCGGCAAAAGCCGGGTTTATAAATGAGTACCCTGTAATGTGTGAAAGTGCCGTGGGAGTTTACCGTGCAGGTGCAGATATATTGATAACATATTATGCAAAGGAACTTTCTGAGGCAATAAGGAAGGGGGATATTGGGTAG
- a CDS encoding M67 family metallopeptidase: MIVLSKKHFKTILDHSLSELPNEACGLVAGTIEGDKKIIQKVYLLTNIDKSPEHFSMDPKEQFDAVRDMRKNNFVLIGNFHSHPQTPPRPSEEDKRLAYDKSMSYMILSLTDRRRPLLKSFQIIDGKVIEEEIEEVE; this comes from the coding sequence GTGATTGTATTGAGCAAAAAGCATTTTAAAACAATTTTAGACCATTCACTATCAGAACTTCCAAATGAAGCCTGTGGACTTGTGGCGGGCACCATAGAAGGGGATAAAAAAATTATACAAAAGGTGTATCTTTTAACCAACATTGATAAAAGTCCTGAGCATTTTTCAATGGATCCAAAGGAACAGTTTGATGCAGTGAGGGATATGAGAAAAAATAATTTTGTGCTGATTGGAAATTTTCACAGTCATCCTCAAACACCTCCAAGACCATCTGAAGAAGATAAAAGACTTGCATACGACAAAAGCATGAGTTATATGATTTTATCTTTAACGGACAGAAGAAGACCTCTTTTAAAAAGTTTTCAAATTATAGACGGGAAGGTAATTGAGGAAGAAATAGAGGAGGTGGAATGA
- a CDS encoding ABC transporter permease has protein sequence MKKVLFYLVLVILWELAYRGGTVYFSFWNVNYFPSPLEVIKRLVVLFTSTKLWSYIADSLNTVFIGYAISIVLGILTGFIITHFKFLNENLIGLLLGLQTLPNVCWLPFAILWFGENQKAVIFVIAIGSIFAISLGTISGINNINPVYIKSAKSLGAKGVKAYINVIIPASLPGIISGLKQGWLFAWRALMSGEMLLATRGSGVWVLQMSSLKGIQGILS, from the coding sequence TTGAAAAAGGTACTGTTTTATCTGGTGCTGGTGATACTTTGGGAATTGGCTTATAGAGGAGGAACTGTTTATTTTAGCTTTTGGAATGTTAATTATTTTCCATCTCCTTTAGAAGTTATAAAAAGGCTGGTTGTTTTATTTACATCAACTAAGCTTTGGAGTTATATAGCAGACAGTCTCAACACAGTGTTTATAGGATATGCTATATCAATTGTTTTGGGGATTTTAACCGGATTTATAATAACTCATTTTAAATTCCTCAATGAAAATTTAATCGGGCTTTTGTTGGGGCTTCAAACTCTTCCTAATGTATGCTGGCTTCCTTTTGCAATACTGTGGTTTGGAGAAAACCAAAAGGCTGTTATATTTGTAATTGCCATTGGCTCTATTTTTGCAATATCATTAGGAACCATATCAGGCATCAATAATATAAACCCTGTTTATATAAAATCTGCAAAAAGCCTGGGAGCTAAAGGGGTAAAGGCTTATATCAATGTAATTATCCCGGCAAGTCTTCCGGGTATCATATCAGGGCTGAAGCAGGGGTGGCTTTTTGCCTGGAGAGCGCTAATGTCAGGAGAAATGCTCCTAGCCACAAGAGGAAGCGGTGTATGGGTTTTACAAATGAGCAGCTTGAAAGGTATTCAAGGCATATTATCCTGA
- a CDS encoding NAD(+) synthase: MKYGFVRVGAAVPKLKVADCRYNSREIIKMIKKGEEEKIKILLFPELSITSYTCGDLFYQNALIKDAFLCLNKILDETKELDIISILGIPVLKDNQLFNCAVVIQKGKILGVVPKTYIPNYSEFYEWRYFSSSKNSIWDTVDILGQEVPFGADLLFEEEKNKELCFGIEICEDLWSVVPPSCFQAMHGATVLFNLSASNEIIGKYEYRRELVKQQSARCIAAYVYSSSGVGESTTDLVFGGHCIISEYGTILSQSERFVEDQMIYSEIDLLKLVNYRTRNTSYMEYGYLKDMKFRKIQFKLNNIEADDITRDIEPHPFVPCDLGARAKRCSDVFKIQIAALAKRMKHTKRDKAVIGISGGLDSTLAFLVTAKTFDHLKIPRKNIIAVTMPGFGTTEETYQNSLELIKSLDATLKDIDIKPACLQHFKDIGHDVNTHDITYENVQSRERTQILMDIANKEGGLVIGTGDMSELALGWCTYNGDHMSMYSVNCGVPKTLVAFLLRWAADNVLDERVKDVLLRILNTPISPELLPPDDKGKIKQKTEEVIGPYELHDFFLYHMIRYGAAPSKILFLAKKAFSDKYREDEIKKWLLFFLKRFFTHQFKRSSMPDGPKVGTVSLSPRGDWRMPSDAQVNSWIDELNNE; encoded by the coding sequence ATGAAATACGGATTTGTAAGAGTGGGGGCGGCAGTTCCGAAGCTTAAAGTTGCAGACTGCCGCTATAATTCCCGTGAAATTATAAAAATGATAAAAAAGGGAGAAGAAGAAAAAATTAAGATTTTGTTATTCCCGGAGCTTTCCATAACATCATATACCTGCGGGGATTTATTTTATCAAAATGCACTTATAAAGGATGCTTTTTTGTGTTTAAATAAAATACTGGATGAAACCAAGGAACTGGACATAATATCCATACTTGGGATTCCTGTATTAAAGGATAACCAGTTATTTAACTGTGCAGTTGTTATACAAAAGGGAAAGATACTGGGGGTTGTGCCAAAAACCTATATACCAAATTACAGTGAATTTTATGAATGGCGCTATTTTTCTTCCTCTAAAAACTCCATATGGGATACCGTTGATATTTTAGGACAGGAAGTTCCTTTTGGTGCTGATTTGTTATTTGAAGAAGAAAAAAATAAAGAGCTTTGTTTTGGAATTGAAATATGTGAAGATTTGTGGTCGGTAGTCCCACCAAGCTGTTTTCAGGCTATGCACGGGGCAACCGTATTGTTTAATCTTTCTGCCAGCAATGAAATAATAGGAAAGTATGAGTACAGAAGGGAACTGGTAAAACAGCAGTCAGCAAGGTGCATAGCAGCCTATGTTTACAGTTCTTCCGGAGTGGGTGAATCAACAACGGATTTGGTTTTTGGAGGGCACTGTATTATATCCGAGTACGGAACAATCCTTTCCCAGTCAGAAAGATTTGTTGAAGACCAGATGATATACTCTGAAATAGACCTTTTAAAGCTTGTTAACTACAGGACCAGAAATACCAGCTATATGGAGTATGGCTATTTAAAAGATATGAAATTCAGAAAAATACAATTTAAATTAAACAATATTGAAGCAGATGATATTACAAGAGACATAGAGCCTCATCCTTTTGTTCCCTGTGATTTAGGTGCAAGGGCTAAAAGATGCAGTGATGTTTTTAAAATTCAAATAGCTGCCTTAGCAAAGAGAATGAAGCATACAAAAAGGGACAAGGCGGTTATCGGCATATCCGGAGGTCTCGACTCAACTCTGGCTTTTTTGGTAACGGCAAAAACTTTTGACCATCTTAAAATACCCAGAAAAAATATTATTGCAGTTACAATGCCGGGGTTTGGGACCACTGAAGAAACGTACCAAAACTCTTTAGAGCTTATTAAATCCCTTGATGCAACTTTAAAGGACATAGATATAAAACCTGCCTGCCTGCAGCATTTTAAAGATATCGGGCATGATGTAAATACCCATGATATAACGTATGAAAATGTCCAGTCCCGTGAACGCACACAAATTCTCATGGATATTGCAAACAAAGAGGGCGGCCTTGTTATTGGAACGGGAGATATGTCAGAGCTGGCTTTAGGGTGGTGTACCTATAACGGGGATCATATGTCCATGTACTCTGTAAACTGCGGTGTGCCAAAGACCCTTGTTGCATTTTTATTAAGATGGGCGGCGGATAATGTTTTGGATGAAAGGGTAAAGGATGTATTATTGAGGATACTTAATACCCCTATATCCCCTGAACTCCTCCCCCCTGACGACAAGGGAAAAATAAAGCAAAAGACGGAGGAAGTTATAGGACCTTATGAACTCCACGACTTTTTCCTCTACCACATGATAAGGTACGGTGCCGCGCCGTCAAAAATATTGTTTCTGGCAAAGAAGGCATTTTCCGATAAGTACAGGGAAGATGAAATAAAAAAATGGCTCCTGTTTTTCTTAAAGAGATTCTTTACTCATCAGTTTAAAAGATCCAGCATGCCTGACGGGCCAAAGGTGGGTACAGTAAGCTTATCACCTAGAGGGGACTGGCGGATGCCAAGTGATGCACAAGTTAATTCCTGGATTGATGAACTAAATAATGAGTAA
- the hemC gene encoding hydroxymethylbilane synthase, which produces MRIIRVGSRDSKLAIIQAKIVMDAIESFDKNIKTRLVTMKTTGDKILDKTLDKVGGKGLFVKELDEALLNNLVDITVHSYKDVPMEVNPDLPIVAVSKREDERDVLILPKAKRDEAKPVGCSSKRRTIQLSQLGYTNIAPIRGNVITRLKKLDDGEFSALVLAAAGIKRLGLTHRINKYFSPEEIMPAACQGVIAVQARKGENVDFLKGFHCEEAEKTSLGERAFVAALDGGCSSPVAAYARIEKGKFVLSGLYVNEEKGIVRKGSMSGEIKDAEKIGIALAQKLKGEK; this is translated from the coding sequence ATGAGAATAATAAGAGTGGGAAGCAGGGACAGCAAACTTGCAATTATCCAGGCAAAGATTGTTATGGATGCGATAGAAAGTTTTGATAAAAACATAAAAACCCGTCTTGTAACTATGAAAACCACAGGGGATAAAATATTGGACAAAACCCTTGATAAAGTGGGAGGCAAAGGACTTTTTGTAAAGGAATTGGATGAAGCCCTTTTAAATAACCTGGTGGATATAACGGTGCACAGTTATAAGGACGTGCCCATGGAGGTAAACCCGGATTTGCCGATAGTGGCGGTGTCTAAAAGGGAAGACGAGCGGGATGTTCTTATACTTCCAAAAGCCAAAAGGGATGAGGCAAAGCCTGTAGGATGTTCAAGTAAAAGAAGAACCATTCAATTATCCCAATTAGGATATACAAATATAGCCCCAATCCGGGGAAATGTCATTACAAGGCTGAAAAAACTTGATGACGGGGAATTCAGCGCCCTTGTTTTGGCTGCAGCAGGTATAAAAAGACTTGGTCTTACACATAGAATCAATAAGTATTTTTCACCGGAAGAGATTATGCCGGCGGCGTGTCAGGGGGTTATTGCAGTTCAGGCCAGGAAAGGTGAAAATGTTGACTTTTTAAAAGGATTTCACTGTGAAGAGGCGGAAAAGACATCTCTGGGGGAGAGAGCTTTTGTAGCTGCATTAGATGGGGGCTGTTCTTCTCCTGTAGCCGCATATGCACGCATTGAAAAGGGAAAATTTGTTTTAAGCGGTTTATATGTCAATGAGGAAAAAGGAATTGTGAGAAAGGGCAGTATGTCAGGGGAAATAAAAGATGCAGAAAAAATAGGAATAGCATTGGCACAAAAGCTTAAAGGAGAGAAGTAA
- the cobA gene encoding uroporphyrinogen-III C-methyltransferase has product MAKGFVALVGAGPGEVGLLTLRGKEYIEKADVVVYDRLVSPEILDLIPKGTKKIDVGKHSGNHKVPQEEINNILLKEAKEGNMVVRLKGGDPFLFGRGGEELELLFENNIPFEVVPGITSAISVPSYAGIPVTHRDFCSSVHIITGHQKKNEELKINYKALCEAGGTLVFLMGVASLKEIMDGLIKAGMDKDTPAAIIENGTCPNQRMVAGTIENLYERATVEEIKSPSVIVVGEVCKLADKYNWFNKRPLFGKKIIVTRPKESGNELSTKLKELGCKVYDYPCIEIQEMTDNQILKNEINCISSYSWMVFTSKNGVDAFFKYLLKENMDFRVLKDIKIAAVGLKTAQSLKERGITADFVPDVFDGENLAKGLLERTKKWEKVLLVRALRGTEEIPNILSEGGIVFKDIPIYNTLFKNENAQHMQELIEQNEIDLVTFTSGSTVEAFVKSMPKVDLSRVTGICIGEKTALKAKEYGIRHFVSDEATVASMISKILEVCNEKSRNMWKRDKAKKAEGK; this is encoded by the coding sequence GTGGCAAAAGGATTTGTGGCATTGGTGGGGGCAGGTCCCGGGGAAGTCGGGCTATTGACTCTTAGGGGAAAAGAATATATTGAAAAAGCAGATGTGGTTGTGTATGACAGGCTTGTATCGCCGGAGATACTGGATTTAATACCAAAAGGAACAAAAAAAATTGATGTGGGAAAACATTCCGGTAATCATAAAGTGCCTCAGGAAGAGATAAATAATATATTGCTAAAGGAAGCAAAGGAAGGCAACATGGTGGTAAGGCTAAAGGGGGGAGACCCTTTTTTGTTTGGAAGGGGTGGAGAAGAGCTGGAACTTCTCTTTGAAAACAATATACCTTTTGAGGTGGTGCCGGGGATAACCTCTGCCATATCCGTTCCTTCTTATGCGGGAATTCCTGTTACCCACAGGGATTTTTGCAGCAGCGTTCATATAATTACCGGACATCAAAAGAAAAATGAAGAACTAAAGATAAATTACAAAGCCCTTTGTGAAGCGGGAGGCACTTTGGTGTTTTTAATGGGGGTGGCTTCTTTAAAAGAAATTATGGATGGGCTCATTAAAGCTGGTATGGACAAGGATACACCGGCAGCCATTATAGAAAACGGAACCTGCCCAAATCAGCGTATGGTTGCAGGAACCATTGAAAACCTTTATGAAAGGGCAACGGTGGAAGAGATAAAATCCCCTTCGGTAATTGTGGTGGGAGAGGTGTGTAAGCTTGCTGATAAATATAATTGGTTTAATAAAAGACCTCTCTTTGGGAAAAAAATCATTGTGACAAGACCTAAAGAATCGGGAAATGAGCTTAGTACAAAGCTTAAAGAACTTGGATGCAAAGTTTATGATTATCCTTGTATAGAAATACAGGAAATGACGGATAATCAAATTTTAAAAAATGAAATTAACTGCATATCCAGCTATAGCTGGATGGTATTTACAAGTAAAAACGGTGTTGATGCATTTTTTAAATATCTTCTTAAGGAAAATATGGATTTTAGGGTGCTAAAAGATATTAAAATTGCCGCAGTGGGTCTTAAGACGGCACAGTCTTTAAAAGAACGCGGTATAACAGCGGATTTTGTACCGGATGTTTTTGATGGTGAAAATTTGGCTAAAGGGCTTTTAGAAAGGACAAAGAAATGGGAAAAAGTTTTACTTGTAAGGGCTTTAAGGGGTACGGAAGAAATCCCTAATATACTTAGTGAGGGGGGTATTGTGTTTAAAGATATCCCAATTTACAATACATTATTTAAAAATGAAAATGCACAGCATATGCAGGAATTAATTGAACAGAATGAAATTGATTTAGTGACTTTTACCAGTGGCTCCACAGTTGAAGCATTTGTAAAGTCCATGCCAAAGGTGGATTTGTCCAGGGTAACAGGCATTTGTATAGGTGAAAAAACCGCCTTAAAGGCTAAAGAATATGGTATCAGGCATTTTGTTTCTGATGAAGCAACAGTTGCAAGTATGATTAGTAAGATTTTGGAGGTATGCAATGAAAAAAGCAGGAATATGTGGAAGAGAGATAAGGCCAAGAAGGCTGAGGGAAAATAA
- a CDS encoding HesA/MoeB/ThiF family protein, whose protein sequence is MGFTNEQLERYSRHIILKEVGIRGQKKLLQSKVLIIGTGGLGAPAAMFLAAAGVGTIGLVDFDVVELSNLQRQIIHLTKDVGKHKVESAKETIAEMNPDVNTVVYREWVNSSNITDIIKDKDYDFIIDGTDNFPAKFLINDACVLLNKPFSHAGIIRFQGQTMTYVPGKGPCYRCIFRNPPPPDAVPTCKQAGVIGVMGGVIGTIQATEAIKYILGTGDLLNGYLLTYDALNMEFRKIKLSHNGNCEICGENPVITELIDYQQVQCRTN, encoded by the coding sequence ATGGGTTTTACAAATGAGCAGCTTGAAAGGTATTCAAGGCATATTATCCTGAAAGAAGTTGGAATAAGGGGTCAGAAAAAACTTCTCCAATCAAAAGTACTTATAATCGGAACAGGAGGTTTGGGAGCACCTGCGGCTATGTTTCTTGCAGCAGCAGGGGTGGGAACTATAGGCTTGGTGGATTTTGATGTAGTTGAGCTGTCAAACCTTCAAAGGCAGATAATACATTTAACAAAAGATGTGGGAAAACACAAGGTGGAATCAGCAAAAGAGACAATAGCTGAAATGAACCCGGATGTAAATACAGTTGTCTATAGGGAATGGGTAAATTCATCCAATATAACTGACATTATAAAAGATAAAGATTATGATTTTATAATAGACGGGACAGATAACTTTCCTGCAAAGTTTTTAATAAATGATGCTTGTGTATTATTAAACAAACCCTTTTCACACGCAGGGATAATAAGATTTCAAGGGCAGACAATGACATATGTCCCAGGGAAAGGTCCATGCTACAGATGTATTTTTAGAAACCCCCCTCCTCCGGATGCAGTTCCTACATGTAAGCAGGCAGGAGTCATTGGGGTTATGGGAGGAGTAATAGGAACGATACAGGCAACAGAGGCAATAAAGTACATTTTAGGTACCGGTGACTTACTAAATGGATACTTACTGACTTATGACGCCCTTAATATGGAGTTTAGAAAAATAAAGCTTTCACACAACGGTAACTGTGAAATATGCGGCGAAAATCCTGTAATTACTGAACTGATTGACTATCAACAGGTACAGTGCCGGACAAATTAA
- a CDS encoding ABC transporter ATP-binding protein → MELVVKDISKIYSSKNKTNTSLNKINLCIKKGEFICIVGPSGCGKSTLLNIIAGLEKATTGQVIINGTKVTNPGSDRAMVFQDGALFPWLRVIDNVEFGMKMAGVPKKARRERALEYLKLVHLTEFQNSYVHELSGGMRQRVAIARALSLDSEILLMDEPFSALDSQTRSILQLELQQIWWKTKKTIIFVTHMVEEAVLLGDRVIVLTSSPGKIKKEYAIQLSRPRLPENPDINYYARKIKNQLKNEVGKVAKSEFDSDWYIEKGTVLSGAGDTLGIGL, encoded by the coding sequence ATGGAGCTGGTGGTAAAGGATATAAGCAAAATTTATAGTTCAAAAAACAAAACAAATACTTCTCTTAACAAAATAAATCTTTGTATCAAAAAAGGTGAGTTTATTTGCATTGTAGGTCCTTCTGGCTGTGGCAAGTCCACTCTTTTAAACATAATTGCAGGTCTTGAAAAGGCAACAACGGGGCAGGTAATTATAAACGGCACTAAAGTTACAAATCCAGGTTCTGACAGGGCAATGGTTTTTCAAGACGGGGCGCTTTTTCCCTGGCTCAGGGTTATTGATAATGTGGAATTCGGTATGAAAATGGCGGGAGTACCAAAAAAAGCAAGAAGAGAAAGGGCTTTAGAGTATCTTAAACTGGTGCATCTTACAGAATTTCAAAATTCATATGTACATGAACTGTCAGGGGGCATGAGGCAGAGGGTTGCAATAGCGAGAGCTCTTTCACTGGATTCAGAAATACTTTTGATGGATGAACCTTTTTCAGCTTTAGACAGCCAGACAAGAAGCATCCTGCAGCTTGAACTGCAGCAAATATGGTGGAAAACCAAAAAAACAATCATATTTGTAACCCATATGGTGGAGGAAGCTGTATTGTTAGGGGACAGGGTAATTGTTTTGACTTCATCTCCCGGAAAAATAAAAAAAGAATATGCTATACAGCTTTCAAGACCAAGGCTCCCTGAAAACCCGGATATCAACTACTATGCCAGGAAAATAAAAAATCAGCTTAAAAATGAGGTGGGAAAAGTTGCAAAGAGCGAATTTGACAGTGATTGGTACATTGAAAAAGGTACTGTTTTATCTGGTGCTGGTGATACTTTGGGAATTGGCTTATAG
- the hemL gene encoding glutamate-1-semialdehyde 2,1-aminomutase: protein MNSNSLYERAKKVMPGGVNSPVRAFGAVGGNPLFISKGEGSKISDVDGNEYIDYVCSWGPVILGHNHPEIAKSIESAIYNGLSFGAPTEIEVLAAELITSSVPNVDMVRMVNSGTEAVMSAVRLARGYTGKDKIIKFEGCYHGHGDSMLVKAGSGALTLSAPDSRGVTHGTAKDTLVAVYNDIESVERLFCENKDEIAGVIIEPVAANMGVIPPEENFLTGLRKLCDKNNALLIFDEVITGFRLCFGGAQEFYGVDADIVTFGKVIGAGMPVGAYGGRREIMECVSPLGGVYQAGTLSGNPIAMTAGYTQLKILSENKEIYNKINNLALKLEEGFKRAAGELELPMWVNRVGSLVSVFFTKECVENYKKAKTSDTGLYSKYFNYMLKEGIYLAPSQFEAMFISYSHTEEDICKTLDAARKVLGNLKELGY from the coding sequence ATGAATTCAAATTCTTTATATGAAAGAGCCAAAAAGGTAATGCCCGGTGGAGTCAACAGCCCTGTAAGGGCTTTTGGGGCAGTTGGGGGAAATCCTTTATTTATAAGCAAGGGGGAAGGTTCAAAAATATCCGATGTTGACGGTAATGAATATATAGACTATGTATGTTCCTGGGGACCGGTTATTTTAGGTCACAACCATCCTGAAATTGCAAAAAGCATCGAAAGTGCAATTTATAACGGCCTAAGCTTTGGAGCGCCTACAGAAATTGAAGTTTTAGCGGCAGAGTTAATTACAAGTTCAGTACCTAATGTAGACATGGTGAGGATGGTAAACAGCGGGACGGAAGCTGTAATGAGTGCTGTAAGGCTGGCAAGGGGATATACCGGGAAAGACAAAATAATAAAGTTTGAAGGCTGCTACCACGGCCACGGGGACAGTATGCTGGTAAAGGCGGGCTCCGGTGCTTTAACCCTGTCAGCTCCCGACAGCCGGGGTGTCACTCATGGGACAGCCAAAGATACTTTAGTTGCCGTGTATAATGATATAGAAAGTGTGGAGAGGTTATTTTGTGAAAATAAAGATGAAATAGCAGGGGTAATTATAGAACCTGTTGCAGCTAATATGGGAGTTATACCCCCTGAAGAAAATTTTTTGACCGGGCTTAGGAAGCTTTGCGACAAAAACAACGCCCTATTAATATTTGATGAAGTAATTACAGGATTCAGGCTTTGCTTTGGAGGAGCCCAGGAATTTTACGGTGTAGATGCGGATATAGTTACTTTCGGGAAAGTAATAGGGGCAGGTATGCCGGTTGGTGCCTATGGAGGCAGGAGGGAAATAATGGAGTGTGTATCCCCTTTAGGAGGTGTTTATCAGGCAGGTACCCTTTCAGGAAACCCCATAGCCATGACAGCAGGCTATACACAGCTTAAAATTCTAAGTGAAAACAAAGAAATATACAATAAAATTAATAATTTGGCATTAAAATTAGAAGAGGGTTTTAAAAGAGCAGCCGGGGAACTTGAGCTTCCAATGTGGGTTAACAGGGTAGGTTCCTTGGTAAGTGTATTTTTTACAAAGGAATGTGTGGAGAACTATAAAAAGGCTAAAACCAGCGATACCGGGCTTTATTCAAAGTACTTCAACTATATGCTGAAAGAGGGGATTTATCTGGCACCTTCCCAGTTTGAAGCCATGTTTATAAGCTATTCCCATACAGAAGAGGATATTTGCAAAACATTAGATGCCGCAAGGAAGGTATTGGGCAATTTAAAAGAGTTGGGTTATTAA